CAGCAAGGTGATCGTGCCGCCGTCCACATCGCCTTCCAAATCCTGGAAGTGGAAGGATAGGGCGATCGTGTCGCCGGCGAAGCCGTCATTCGGAGTCATCGTCAGAGTGTCGATCAGAGGAGCGGGGCCGGTCGGCGTTTCGTCGTCATCGTCGTTGTCGTCGTCATCGTCGTCGTCGGCCGGCGAAGCGTCGTCGTCGGGAGAATTGTCATCGTCGTCACCGGACGCGGCGTCATCGTTGTCGTCGTCATCGTCGCCGCCGCAAGCCCACAGCAGGCCCAAAGTCAGAAAGAGCGCGAGGAAAAGCGCAAACAGGGCGTGGAAACGGATCATTGTCTACCTCCAAACAAGTTCCCCAACCCGAAAAAAGCGACCTACTATAGCGCCGCGCCGATGTTTTATCCAGATCGCGAAAACAGCCGACGCCAACGGGGTTTGCCCGCTTTGGACAGGGCCAGGCGGATCTGCGGCAGGGCGGCTTCGGCGGCCTGACGGCCGGCCGCGATCACCTTGTCCGCCGAGCGGAAATCGGCCCAGTGGTACTGGCCCACGGATGGGGTGATGACCACGTCGGCGTCCGCCAACTGCTTTTCGATCAGAATTTGTTTGGTGATTTCCTGGGTGAGAAAAAACAGCAGCAGGGCGCGTTTCAATTCGGCCGGATGCATAAACGCGTGGGTGACATTCACCGCGATCACCAGGTCGGCGCCCATTTGCCGCGCCACGCTGACGGGCACCATGTTGACGACCCCGCCGTCCACGCATTCCAGTTCGTTGACGCGGATCGGCGGAAACGCACCCGGCACCGCGCTCGAGGCGGCGACCGCGTCGATCACCGGCCCTTTGCGCAGCACCAGTTCGCGGCCGTTGCGCAAATCGCAGACGACGATGCCGAGCGGGATCTGTAGGCTGCGGATGTCGCGATCGTCGACGAACGGCCGCAACAGGTCGAACAGATCTTCCTTTTCCAGATAGCTGAGGCGGGTGACCTGGCTGCCGAGCACCAATCCCTGGCGGACGCGCTTGCCGACCGCTTCGAAAAAGCCGGCTTCCTCTTCCTCGCCGCGCATCAGATTGTGGATCTTGGACTGGTTGAACTCCTCGCTATTGTAAAACTGCATCGTCTTTTTAATGATTTTTTCGATCCGCGGCTGGGCGGCGTACATCGCACCCGCCAGGCTGCCCATGCTGGTGCCGGCCATGCAGTCGATCGGAATGCCTTCGCGTTCGAGCACTTCGAGCACGCCCAGGTGCGCCAGACCGCGCGCGGCGCCGCCACCCAACGCCAGGCCCACTTTGAATTGGCGATGAGCCGTCATGGCTGAATCACCATCTGGGGCGAAACGCCCCATTCCGCCGGCGAAAGGTCGCCGACGCCGATCAGTCGCCATTCGCCGTTTTCACGGCTCAGCTGCAATTCCACTTTTTGTCGCGTGGCCGTTTCCCGGCGGGGAATCTTGCCGGGACCGATGCTGTCGGCGGCCGTGGCTTCAGCGATGGCGTTAAAACGCATCGTCGCCCGGTCGCCCTGGATCGCAATCTCCGGTTGCAGCAGGCGGATTTTAACGTCTTTCCAGTGTTGCCAAGAGTATTGAACCAGACTCAACCAGGTATCCTTATCCAAGTTGAACGCGTCCTTGAAATCGGGGTGGAAAAAAGCATCCAAGGCGTCGTCGTCCTCGGTTTCCAGCGCCTTGACCGCGCCGGCCACCGCTCGATCGATGCGGGCTTCCGGTGAGAAGTGAAAATGAAACAGCAACGCGGCGATTGTCGCGACGACCAGACCCAACAGAAGGATTCGTCCCGGTTTACGCATGGCGGCTAGTGGCACCCGGCGCAGGAACTGCTGCTGCTGCAAGTGCTGCAATTCTTGGCGGACGAGGCGGTCACTGTTCCGTCGGCCGATTTGCTGCGGAAAGCGAAGCCGCTCATCATTTTACGCACCTGATCCGAATCGCACGCCGGACAACGCGGCGGTTCGCCGCCGCGGATCAGTTTTTCGAATTTCTTTTCGCAAGCCAGGCACTGGAATTCGTAAATCGGCATCGATTGCTCCTACTGCAAACGGACCGAGCTTTTGTGTTTTGCCGGCAACGGATTGCCTTTTTTCCCCGCCAGGTTGGTCAGGATTTCCCGCCGGCATTGCGGACAGATCAACA
This portion of the Myxococcales bacterium genome encodes:
- a CDS encoding nuclear transport factor 2 family protein yields the protein MQQQQFLRRVPLAAMRKPGRILLLGLVVATIAALLFHFHFSPEARIDRAVAGAVKALETEDDDALDAFFHPDFKDAFNLDKDTWLSLVQYSWQHWKDVKIRLLQPEIAIQGDRATMRFNAIAEATAADSIGPGKIPRRETATRQKVELQLSRENGEWRLIGVGDLSPAEWGVSPQMVIQP
- a CDS encoding zinc ribbon domain-containing protein — its product is MPIYEFQCLACEKKFEKLIRGGEPPRCPACDSDQVRKMMSGFAFRSKSADGTVTASSAKNCSTCSSSSSCAGCH